The Oncorhynchus keta strain PuntledgeMale-10-30-2019 chromosome 28, Oket_V2, whole genome shotgun sequence DNA segment CTTAAGGGGGGCCCCATAAAATCTGTTTTATATTTTCCCAAATTTCTGCCCTTGATtgaattattgttatttttactCTCAAAATTACAATTGTTCCTAGAGAAACAACAAAATTGGATGTTCTGAGTCCTTGTCAATGCTTAAATCACATAAGACAATTTCTTTTGAAAACGAACAAATAGATTTTTAGGTGTAATTTCCCTTAAATTGTGcatctaaccctattacaggggctgagtcactggcttacttgggctcttccatgccgtcccaaggggtgggttgagtcactgacgtgatatTACTGTCTGGATTGGCGCAcgccttgggttgtgccgtggaggagatcttcgtgggctatactctgccttgtctcaggatggtaagttagtggttgaagatatccctctagtggtgtgggggctgtgctttggcaaagtgggtgggtttatatcctgcctgtttggccctgtcccgGGGGTattgtcggacggggccacagtgtctcccgacccatcctgtctcagcctctagtatttacgctgcagtagtttgtgtcggggggctagggtcagtctgttatatctcgagtatttctcctgtcttatccggtgtcgtgtgaatttaagtatgctccctctaattctctctcttctatttatctttctttctttctttctttctttctttctttctttctttctttctttctttcttttctctctctctgaggacctgagccctaggaccatgcctcaggactacctggcctgatgactacttgctgtccccagtccacctggtcatgctgctgctccagattcaactgttctgcctgtggctatggaaccctgacctgtacaccggacgtgctacctgtcccagacctgctgttttcacctctctagagacagcaggagcagtagagatactctgaatgattggctatgaaaagccaactgacatttactcctgaggtgctgacctgttgcaccctcgacaaccactgtgattattattatttgacgctgctggttttaggctgggtttctgtacagcattttgtgatatcagctgatgtaagaagggcttcataaatacatttgattgattgatcaagCGTGTGAGGAATGTGCCGGTCTAGCAATGGTtctgtactgctgctgctcatttcaTGGCAAAGTTAGCAAATAACAAATAATAGATACAAATGACGTACTTACTCATGAAATACTTCTGCAGGCAAGTGTACTTTggagttaacatttaattgagacgGTTTTGTGGAAAGTATGCCTGTCAACCCACAAGGCAGTTATCAAATCAACTACACACGTAGTGATAGACAAATGCACGCACCACAATATTGCTAAAAATGTATTGGCTGATATTGTGTTTAGGTTTGGCTTTTTAAGCCAATAGTGGCAAACCAGGGGTGGGAGAATGTCAATGTTTTGTTGATTTGATAGTAGCTGGGAGCTTGCGGTGTCTGATACTTGTGAGATTTGTTTATGACAGTTTGTAATGGAAAGCGTGACAATTGCATGtattttcagaattgtttggcgAGCTACTCATATGTGGGCTGCAAGGTACAGTACGAGTGGCTTGCGATtgacctgttggagacccctgcaGTATATCAAGTCATAGGGCTACCTTGCAACAAGATCTTCGTAGAAGACAATGCTACTTTCAACATTGAGAGAATGTTATAAAAAACATTTATGGTTCATAAGGAAATTAAGGACCTCTGACAGAAAAGGTAATGTCAACAAACTCACTGAGAAGTCGGCGTCCTCTGCCCTGAGGTGGTCAGCGATGTACTGCACACTCTCTATGGCCCTTCTCATCGACGGGGATATTTTGTGGACCATGGTTTCCCGGATCACTAGGTCAACAGTGGGCTCTGTGGAGGAGGCTCTAGCTAGTTGGTCTAGTAGGACCTTTCTCTTTAGCCTTCCTTCACCTACAGCCTCTCGGCCCTTGCCACCACCAGCAACCCCACCCCCTTCCTCGTGCAGGCAGCAGTACTGGAAGCTGTGGGAGCGGCAGCGGTGCCCGACCCTTTGGGGGGGCTCCCAGTTAGactccctctggtggtcaaacacGTGCTCTACACTGTGGCTCTGCCCGTTGGGGGAGAGTATTTGTGGCTCGTCCCGGGGAAGAGAGTGGACTGGACCCAGGGGACCCAGCGGACCCAGCGGCAGAGACGGGGGGGAAGAGCATGGAGTGGAGGAGTGGGTTGAGCAGGACAAAGGGGAGGCGGTGTTCCCGAGCTTGCCAGGCTCCTCAAGGAGGATGGAGTACTGGCTGGAGGGGGAGCGGCAGAAGAGCTGGGGGGCCTTGATGGGGTGCTCCTCCAAGGGCAGGCCCTgggtaggagagggagatggtgaaGGGGAAAGGGCCAGGATGTTGGAGCTGTCAGAGGGGGTGGCAGGCATTGTGTGTCCCAGCTGTCCAAGCTGTCCTAGCCCCGTTTCCACCCCGGCCCAGAAAGACTGCGACTGACTGGCTGCTGTCGAGGAGCTGGTCCGGTGCATCATCTCAATCAGCTTCCGGCAGTTCTGCTTGGCGGTGGCCGGTGGCCGCTTCATGAAAAGCACACGAGGCACCAGGTCCAGGAAGACCCGGCGCACCCAGTGCGGCATGCCGTGGGTACGCGGCGAGCGGTGGTGGACGTTGAGCACAAAGACGGTGATGATGATAGATAGGGTGACAAAGATCATTGTGAAGAGGAGGTACTCGCCGATGAGCGGGATGACCAGCGAGGTGGACGGGATGATCTCGGTAATGAGCAAGAGGAAGACGGtgagagacagcaacacagagatacacagggtGATCTTCTCGCCACACTGGGAGGGCAGATAGAAGACCaagacagtcagacaggagatCAACAGACATGGTATAATCAGGTTGATGGTGTAGAAGAGCGGCAGCCTGCGGATGATGAAGTAGTAGGTGATGTCGGGGTAGATCTCGGTGCAGCACTCGTACTTCTTGGTGTTGTACTTGCCTACGGCGTTGATGATCACCCACTCGCCGCTCTCCCAGTAGTCCATCTGGTCCACATCACTGGCTATGCTGATCAAGTCGATCTTGGCACGGTCGTAAGTCCACGAGCCAAACTTCATCTTGCAGTTCTGCTGGTCGAAGGGGAAGAAGGTGACGTCAATGCTGCAGGAGGACTTGTAGATGGCCGGCGGCATCCACTTGATGCGTCCGTCATAGAACAGGTGGGCCTTGGTCAGGTGGGTCACCGCGAAGTCACCATCAGCACTACAGAGGAAATACATTAGAGAAGTAGCAACCCCTTGAATGTGTTATTCATGCAATATCATCATTGGAAACATGGCAGTTACTTTAAGGATTTCTTAAGTCAGCATTGGTTTCCAGACTTATATTAACACTAAGCATTTGTGAAGAATTTAACAGATCAAAACCCCAGCGTTATTCATGAACAATTTTACACAATATAACATATTATCACTGACTGCATGTTCAGGTACAATAAGGAACGCACCAACAAACACAATTTTTGAGCAACAACTGCCATTTAACTACAAAATGCATGTACTCATGTACTGAGTTTGCAAAATTCCCCAATGCATTTTGCCTGCCTGCTGCCAACAGTAAATGTAATTTGTGTACTACTAATAATTGACTGAGCTTTGAACTCATGCTTCCATGTTTGCTTGGACTATTTTCACATTAGACCACACATGTTCATTTGTTGATTTCACAAAACTAAAAGTCTGGATGCAATGAACTGCGAAAGGTGATGAAGTTTCTTTGTGATATCCAATCATTCACAAATGTCTGTATGGTTTACCGAGCCACCAGCCCAGTTATGAAAACCCAGCTGCAGGTTAGAAATCCAATCTAGCTATCCTTATCAGCTTACTGTCCTCTTACAGGATGTAAAATGTGTCCACCAGTGGGTACCCGTCAAAGGGATACATGTTGTCTTTGACCTCCCAAAGCACATCCAATCACATTTTGTCCCCTATTCCCCTCCTAGTGTATTGCATTGTGCAATTTAATACATCAAATACGTTTTGTTTATGACCAGGCCCATTTTGACTGACTTCTCTCGGATCTATTTTAGCCAAATTAAGTAATGACAAAGGACGAAAGATTTTGCTCGATGCTTAAATGCTTCCAGCTGTTCTTAAACTCATACCATTTGTTGTGAAGGGATTTCCCCAACCGCAATCGTTACTCATCAACACAGTGGTCTATATAAGACAATATACATAAGCCGGTTCTGGTTTTCCTTTTTCGTTCAGTCCACGCATTCGGTTCCACTCCATAACGGTGACAAACGTTAATGATCAGTCTACTCTGGAGAACACTTGAGGGGGCAAAAGCGAGGGGCTGAGGGCACAACTACTAAATCCCCCCCATATGTTCACTATTGGAATGACCCTTGAGATGGGGAAGCTGACTCATGCAGGTCCCAATGGGGATTCCCCAGAGTGGAACTGAGGGACAGACTAAGCAAAAAAGGAGAATTGGTATTCCGAGTCGAAAATCGGAATATGCATCAGTCAATATTGAAGTCTTTCATAAGGACTTGTTGTCCAGCTGTCAAACTATTACACTGTTAGTTTCGGTACACCTTAGGCAACTTGTTTGAAGTGAAGGATTGCCTAAAAACAAGTACTTTACTTGTTATAAAGCACAATATCAGGCCTCCAGATGATTTCCGACGGGATGCGGATGGAGGTGACATTCTCGTACTCCTCTGGGTTCCAGCGGAGTTTATAATCATTCCACTCCTGCGGGGAATGAAGATGAAATGTTCTATTCATGCAGGCACGTTACATTACAAATAATATATGTCAAAGGTAAATGTGCAATACTATTATGCCAATTGCTCTTGCCGTGACCGCACTCTCCGAGGGTGTGTTGGGATatgtaaaaaatacattttcatttcacacatgcatatatatataatacacacTTAGATAAGCACCCACctaattataattattttttaatTATAGTTCATAGAGAtcaattctattctattctatttgtGTTCTATTGAATTCTGTGGTCCAGTTCATGTAAAATGGAGCTCTGCATTTGATTCGAACGTACTTGTTTCACCCAGACGTTGGTCGTCATCATCTGGTTCTTCTCATCCTGTTTGCACAAAAAAAAGGATGGCGTTGAAGGGTGTAccgtaaaaaataaatatatatatatactgtgcctttggaaggtattcagaccccttgacttttgttacactacagccttattctaaaatggattaagtaaaaaataaatcctcagcaatctacacacaatacccccataatgacaaagcataaacaggtttttagaaatgttgcacATTCATTCAAACTAAAATTCCCATTTACATTATTAATCAGACTTTGCTAttagactctaaattgagctcaggtgcattctttttccattgatcatccttgagatgtttctacaacttgattggagtccacctgtgatacaattgtattgattggacatgatttggaaaggcacacacctgtctatataaggccccacagtcgacagtgcatgtcagagcaaaaatcaagccatgaagGAATTGtgcgtagagctccaagacaggattgtgtcgaggcacagatctggggaagggcaccaaaaaacttctgcagcattaaaggtccccaagaacacagtggcctccatcattcttaaatggaagaagtttggaaccaccaagactcttccaagagctggctgcccagccaaactgagcaatcgggggagaagggccttggtcagggaggtgaccaaaaaccctaTGAtaacactgacagagctctagagttcctctgtggagatgggagaaccttccagaaggacaactctctctgcagcactccaccaatcaggcctttatggtggagtggccaaacagaagccactcctcagtaaaagacacataacagcccgcttgcagtttgccaaaaggcacctaaagtctctcagaccatgagaaacaagattctttggtgtgatgaaatcaagattgaactccatggcctgaatgccaagcggcacgtctggaggaaacctggcgccatccctacggtgaagcatggtggtggcagcatcatgtgtgaggatgtttttcagcagtaaGGATTAGTCagaatcgaggcaaagatgaacagagcacagtacagagagatccttgatgaaactcTGCTCCAGAgcgatcaggacctcagactgggtggaacgttcaccttccaacaggacaacgaccctaagcacacagccaagacaaagcaggagtgtcttcgaggacaagtctctgaatgtccttgagtggcccagccagagccctgacatgaacccgatcaaacatctctgcagaggcttgaaaatagctgtgcagcaatgctccccatccaacctgacagagcttgagaggaactgtagagaagaatgggagaaactccccaaatacaggtgtgccaagcttgtagcgtcatacctatgAAGACTTGAGTCTGTAATTGTAATACCCAAGACTCAatactgtaatcgctgccaaaggtgcttcaagaaagtactgagtaaaaggtctgaatacttacggaaatgtgatatttttaattaaaaaaaataaataaattgacataaatgtctaaacctgttgttgctttgtcatattaggggtattgtgtgtacattgatgagggggaaaaaacgatttaatcaattttagaataagtctaacgtcacaaaatgtggaaaaagtcaagaggtctgaatactttaccaaggcactgtgtgtatatatatatacagtggggagaacaagtatttgatacactgccgatttagcaggttttcctacttacaaagcatgtagaggtctgtaatttttgatcataggtacacttcaactgtgagagacggaatctaaaacaaaaatccagaaaatcacattgtatgatttttaagtaattaattagcattttattgcatgacataagtatttgatcacctaccaaccaataagaattacggctctcacagacctgttagtttttctttaagaagtcctccagttctccactcattacctgtattaactgcacctgtttgaactcgttacctgtataaaagacacctgtccacacactcaatcaaacaaacTCCAACCTCTTAAATGGCCAAGgtcagagagctgtgtaagaacatcagggataaaattgtagacctgcacaaggctgggatgggctataggacaataggcaagcagcttggtgagaaggcaacaactgttggcgcaattattagaaaatggaagaagttcaagatgacggacaatcaccctcagtctggggctccatgcaagatctcacctcgtggggcatcaatgatcatgaggaacgTGAAGGATCAGCCCaaaactacacggcaggacctggtcaatgacctgaagagagctgggaccacagtcttaaagaaaaccattagtaacacactacgccgtcatggattaaaatcctgcagcgcatgcaaggtccccctgctcaagccagcacatgtccaggcccgtctaaagtttgccaatgaccatctggatgatccagaggaggaatgggaggtcatgtggtctgatgagacaaaaatagagctttttggtctaaactccactcgccgtgtttggaggaagaagaaggatgagtacaagcccaagaacaccatcccaaccgtgaagcatggaggtggaaacatcattctttggggatgcttttctgcaaaggggacaggacgactgcaccgtattgaggggaggatggatggggccatgtatcgcgagatcttggccaacaacctcctttcctcagtaagagcattgaaaatgggttgtggctgggtcttccagcatgacaatgacacgaaacacacagccaaggcaactaaggagtggctccgcaagaagcatctcaaggtcctggagtggcctagccagtctccagacctgaacccaaaagaaaatctttggagggagctgaaattccgtattgcccagcgacagccccaaaacctgaaggatctggagaaggtctgtatggaggagtgggccaaaatccctgctggcacagtggttaagggcgctgtactgcagtgccagctgtgccaccagagactctgggttcgcgcccaggctctgtcgtaaccggccgcgaccgtgaggtccgtggggcgacgcacaattggcccagcgtcgtccgggttagggagggtttggccggtagggatgtcctcgtctcatcgcgcaccagcgactcctgtggcgggcctggcacagtgcacactaaccaaggttgccaggtgcacagtgtttcctccgacacattggtgcggctggcttccgggttggatgcgcgctgtgttaagaagcagtgcggcttggttgggttgtgtatcggaggacgcatgactttcaaccttcatctctcccgagcccttacaggagttgtagcgatgagacaatatagtaactac contains these protein-coding regions:
- the chrna4b gene encoding LOW QUALITY PROTEIN: neuronal acetylcholine receptor subunit alpha-4b (The sequence of the model RefSeq protein was modified relative to this genomic sequence to represent the inferred CDS: inserted 1 base in 1 codon), with protein sequence MLSVLPMXAEERLLKNLFARYNKLSRPVANTSDVVLVHFGLSIAQLIDVDEKNQMMTTNVWVKQEWNDYKLRWNPEEYENVTSIRIPSEIIWRPDIVLYNNADGDFAVTHLTKAHLFYDGRIKWMPPAIYKSSCSIDVTFFPFDQQNCKMKFGSWTYDRAKIDLISIASDVDQMDYWESGEWVIINAVGKYNTKKYECCTEIYPDITYYFIIRRLPLFYTINLIIPCLLISCLTVLVFYLPSQCGEKITLCISVLLSLTVFLLLITEIIPSTSLVIPLIGEYLLFTMIFVTLSIIITVFVLNVHHRSPRTHGMPHWVRRVFLDLVPRVLFMKRPPATAKQNCRKLIEMMHRTSSSTAASQSQSFWAGVETGLGQLGQLGHTMPATPSDSSNILALSPSPSPSPTQGLPLEEHPIKAPQLFCRSPSSQYSILLEEPGKLGNTASPLSCSTHSSTPCSSPPSLPLGPLGPLGPVHSLPRDEPQILSPNGQSHSVEHVFDHQRESNWEPPQRVGHRCRSHSFQYCCLHEEGGGVAGGGKGREAVGEGRLKRKVLLDQLARASSTEPTVDLVIRETMVHKISPSMRRAIESVQYIADHLRAEDADFSVKEDWKYVAMVIDRIFLWMFVLVCILGTLGLFLPPWLAGMI